CGAATGGGCCGAAAAGGATTTGACCGCGTTCGTCAAGCGCGACCGCAACCACCCTTGCGTCGCACTTTGGAGCATAGGCAACGAAGTCAACGACCAACGCTTTCCCGACGGCGGCGCGACGGCGAAATTCCTTGTAGACATCGTCCACCGCGTAGACCCCACGCGCCCCGTGACGGCGGGAATCAACAACATCAAAAGCGCGTTCGAAGTCAGCAAAATTCCGCAGGAGCTTGACGTTGTCGGGCTGAACTACCAGCCCTTCCTCTACGCAAAATATGCCAAGGAATATCCGAACATGATATTCCACGGAAGCGAAACCGCCTCCACAGTAAGCTCGCGCGGAAGCTACCACTTCCCCGTGAAGCGCGACAGCCAGCCATACCACGAAGACTATCAGGTTTCCTCATACGACACCGAAACGCCGCCGTGGGCGCAGATTCCCGACGAGGAATTCGCCGCCCTCGACGACAACCCGACGTTCTTCGGCGAATTCGTATGGACGGGCTACGACTACCTCGGCGAACCCACTCCCTATAACCCCGGAACGCCCGCCCGCAGCTCGTACTTCGGAATCATCGACCTTGCGGGCTTCAAGAAGGACCGCTTCTACGCCTATCAGGCTCGCTGGAACCCCGACGTAAAGGTGCTGCACGTCATGCCTCACTGGAACTGGGAGGACAGGCTCGGACAAAACGTGCCCGTCCACGTCTACACAAACTACCCGAAAGCCGAGCTTTTCGTAAACGGCAAAAGCATGGGAGTCAGGACGAAAAACCCCGAAACAAAAAATGTCATGGAAAGATACCGCATGATTTGGGACGATGTTTCCTATCAGGCGGGAGAAATCAGGGTTGTGGCGTACGGCGACGACGGCAAAGCCGCGGAGGAAAAGACCGTAAAGACCGCGGGCAGAGCCGCGACATTCAAGATGTCCGCCGACCGCGACACCCTTCTGCCCGACCCGAAGGAGCTGATTTTCGTCGAAATCGACATCGTAGACAAGGACGGCACGTTCTGCCCGCGCGCGGCGAATTTCATGTTCGTGAAAGTCGAGGGCGCGGGCAAACTGCGCGCGCTCTGCAACGGCGACGCCACAGACCAGACTGCGTTCTCGTCGAACTACATGAGGGCGTTCAACGGGAAACTGCTGGCGGTGGTAGAACCTACGGGAGAATCGGGCGACGTGAAAATCACGGCGTACGGGCACACGCTCGCGCCAAAGACGCTCACGCTAAAAATACAAAAGCCGATAGAAACAAAATAGCGGCAGCAGCCTGCAAAAACGGCGCAATCCATTTCGGACTGCGCCGTTTTTTGTAGCCTATTTCTGCGATTATTTTTGCGAATCGGAAACGAACTTTTCGAAGTTTTCAAAATAGAACTTCGAGCGGTAGTCGCCGTTGTCCGCACCCAATTTCAGGAGGAATTTAGCGCGGTCGGCGTCGGTTATGAAATTCGTGCCGTTAATGTATTTTGCGGCAAGCCAGCGATAGGCGCGCACTTTCTTTTTAAGCTCGGCAAGCCACTTTTCGGCAAGCTTTTCGTCGCGCGGAACGCCGATTCCCTTGTCGTAGACGTAGGCGAGAAATTCCGCAGCCTCGCTTCTGCCGCGCTCGGAAGATTCCTCCAACAGGGCGATTCCCTGTTTGGCGTCCTTTTCGCAACCCGCGCCCACGACGAGCGAAAGCCCGCGGCGGTACAAGCCCCACGGCGAATGCGGCGCGTACTTTGCGTGCTCGTCGAGAAATTCGTTCGCCTTTTTCCAGTCGCGGAGTTTCGGATTCTTCGTATAGAAATCGTAGAATTCGCGGAGAATCGAAAGCGACGGAAAGTTCTTGCGCGAAAATTCAAGCCAACGCAATTTGCGCTCTGGGTTGTACTCCAAGCCGCCCTTGTTGTAAAGATTGGCGATTGCAACGGCATTCTTCGCGCCAGTTGGATACGTTTGGGCGAGCATAAGCTCCTCGGCCTTTTTGCGCAATTTTGCGGCTTCGGCGGGGTCGGATGGTCGCCCGATTCCCTTTTCGGCGCAGTACGCAAGGGCTTCGAGGGCGGGAACTGTTTTGGTCGAATACGGGCGTTCGGCAGCCTTTTCGAAATACTCCAACGCCTTTGCTACGTCGCGCGCCGTTCCCCTGCCGTTCAAATGGCAAAGAGCCAAATCGAAGTAGGCGTCGCGCGGAACATACGATAATTCCTTTTTGCAATAGTCGAAATAGCGGCTGAGGTTTTCGAAATATTTTTTGTCGTCTTTCAACTTCCAATTATTCTTGTAGACTTCGGCAAGCTTTTTGAAAAACCTGCCGTCGAGAGCCGCCGCCTGTTCGTAAAGCTCGACCGCGCGGGCGAAGTCGGGCGCAAGCCCGTTCGTGCCGCGCAGATAAAGCCGCGCGGCGTTCGCCAACATTCTGCCCGTCTTTGCTCCTGCGATATAGCGTTCGACAAGCGGTTTCAGCGCATCGTCGGGAAGCTTCGGGGCATTCTTGAAAAATGCAAAATTCGGCACGCGATCCGATACATCGATTGAAGCCAAAAGTTTGTCTGCTTTGTCGGGGTCGGCTTTCGTGCCGATTCCGTTTCGGTAGCAATAGGCGAGCCAGAATTGCCCCAGATTGTCGTAGGCGTAATTATTTTTAATGATATTAAAAGCCTTTTCGGGATTCTTTTCGCCGTCCTCGCCGCTCATTAACGAAAACGTATATTCATAATCCAGCTCAATGTTTACCTTTTTATTTTTTGCTTTTTTGGTATCGAGGAATTCACCCGAAGAATTGAAATTGTCCTTGCGCCAAGAGTAGAAAGATTTTGCAAGCTCGAGAATCTTGACCTCGCGCCCCGCTTCTGGATAATCCGACAATACCTGATATTTGTCATAGGCACTGTCTGCAATTCCCGCAAGGTTGCACAAATCAAGAAACTTCCCGTAGACTTCCGACTTCTCGCCGAAAAGCAATGAAATTTGGGATTTAGCATTGGAATATATATAAGAATTAGGATAGGGCTTGAGGGAATTTACGAGTTTTTCCATTTCGGAAAGCGCGACGGCTTTGTCGACCGCCATTCCTCTGCCCTCGTACTTGCAACAGGCGAGAGTAAGCTTCGCGTATTCGCCGCCGAACTGCGCCGATTCTTTGAACGATTCCACTGCGCTGCTCCAGTCGCCGTTTTCGGCTTGATAACACGCCTTCAAATTCTCGGCTGCAGCCCTGTCTTTGAGAGAATCACAAAACTCGAGTGCGTCGAAATAGCCGAACCAGCTGAGCAAATGCTTGGCTGCGTCCTTGTTCCCCAACTCTGCGGAGGTTCTCAAAAACTTTTGCATCTGCTTCGGGGGGATATAATAGTCGGAATAAGACCAAGTAACCCCTAACGCAAGATTTCGATAAAAATCGGCCCTTTCGGTAATCATAAGCCTGTTCAGCAGCGACTGGGCAAGTTTTTCGTCTTTCGGGAAACCGTCGGTTCCCAGAATTAGCCGCTTTGCAATCTGTCTCAAATTCCACTGATTCTGAATCTTCGGAAGGAATTTTTTCAACGCCTGCGAAAGTTTTTCCGAATCTCCGATTTTTGCATAATAACAAATCAACATTACGGTGGTAGTGGAATCGGAAACCTCGGTGTCAACGGGTGCAATTTCCTCCATCAATTTAACCGCCTTGGCACGGTTGGGGCTACTGAAAAAGCTGTCGGGGATGGTATCTCTGTAGACATTTTGGTTTCCGTATAACCAGTACGAAAGAAGGGATTGTTTTTCGTACAAGTTAAGTTTCCCCATTTCGTAAAGCTTTTCGAGCTGCTCGGCGGCAAGCTCTTTCATTCCGAAATTGTCGAAAGCACTTCTCAATTCGCTCGCCCTTCTGTCGGGCGGAAGGGTATCGAGGACTTTTTTCGCAGTTTCAAATTCCTTTGCATATTGCGCATCGTTCATAGTCAGAACATACATCCGCGTAGCCGCGAACGCGTCGAGTTCGTCGGCGAATTTCGAAAGAAACCCGATTAGCCGTTTTTTTGAAATGCCCTCTACTCCCATATTTTTGAGCGTAGAGTAATCAGACACCGCATTCCACGGTTGAAATTCCCGATTCCAATATCCGTCCGAATTCCAGATTTCCTTTGCGATATCCTCCCTGTTTATTTTGCAAAGCCGCGATATGGCACTTCCGAAAACATACCGATTGTCTTTCGTAAGAACCGAATAGGTCTCGGCATCGAGTTCGGGATAAATTTCGTCGGGCGAAGCAAACACAACTTTTGCGAAGTCGGGATTTGCGACTTTCTCGAACTGTTCCCTGTCGCCATCCAGAAAATAGATGTTGGCGAGCCTCTCGCGGGCGTACGAGCTTTTTTCGCTCTTCGACTTCAAGTCGGCAACGAGTTCGTCGAGCTTTTTTCGCGCCGCGGCGTCGGTCTTTGCGAGTTCCACAAGCGGCGAAACGTAGCCGAATTTTTCGTAAGCCGCCGACGCCGCTTTGAGTTTGTCCGAACCGAACATTGCCGAATAGTCGGCGTCCGCTCCGAAAAGCGGCGAGATTAAAAACAATAATGCGGGGTATAACATCGCTCTTTTCATACGGACGAGTTTAAACCTGCCGTTCAAAGTGTAAAGCAAAAAAAACGGCGTCCCGCTATGGAACGCCGCTTCGAAAAAATGCGCTGTCTGCTATCTTCCGCGTATGATGTGCGAAAGCCTTATCGCCGATTCCGCGCGGTTTAGAATATACAAGTGTATGCCCGCAACTTTGCGCTCTTTAAGCTCGGCAATCTGCTCTTTCGCCCAGTCCAAGCCTACCTGCGCCCCGCCGTCTTCGGGCGCGGCGCGGAGGCGTTCCACGAGCGCGTCGGGAATTTGCGTGGAGCACATCGACTTGAAGTTCATCACCTGTTTGAGCGACAGCGCGGGGAGAATGCCCGCAATCACGGGCTTGTCGATTCCCGCCGCGCGGCACTTGTCCACGAAGTTGAAGAAATGCGAGTTTTCGAAAAACATCTGCGTTATGACGAAGTCCGCGCCCGCGTCGATTTTGCGTTTGAGGTTGTCGATGTCGGCGTCGAGCGAAGCCGCTTCGGGGTGCTTTTCGGGATAGCCCGCGCAGCCGATTCCGAAGTGCGGGTGGCGCAACTTCACGAACTCCACAAGCTCGTTCGCATGCTTGAAGCCGTCGGGGTGCGGCACGAACGCCGTTTCGCCCTTCGGAGGGTCGCCGCGCAACGCCATGACATTGCGGAAGCCCGACTTTTCGAAGCGGTCGAGTATGGCGGCGATTTCGTCTTTCGAATGCCCGAGGCATGTGAGGTGCGGCATGATTTCGAAGCCGAAAATGTCGCGCAAAAGCTCGCCGTAGTCGAGCGTGCGCTCGCGCGTGGAGCCGCCCGCGCCGTATGTAATAGACGCATAGTCGGGCGAAAGCTCCTGCAATTTTTTAGCCGTGCGCAGAATCTGGCGCGCGCCCTCCTCGGTTTTCGGCGGGAAAAATTCGACCGAAAACACGGTCCTGCCGTTCGCGAATTTGTCTTTTATATTTCGATTGTTTTCCATGCAAAAATTTCTCCGTATCTTATTTTAATATTCTGTCCACCCTGCGCGGAATGGCGACCATGGTTTCCCACGGAATGCGGCTCGTCCAGCGGCTGTAATCGGCGAGGGAAATTTCCGCGCCGTTCTGCTCGCCGATGAACGAGACTTCGTCGCCGACGTGCGCGTCGACGCCGCTTACGTCGATGTACATTTCGTCGAGACCCACGCAGTCCAAAATCTTGCAGCGTTTGCCGCCCACGAGCACGCGGGCGTCGGAATTGAAGCCCGCGGGGACGCCGTCGGCGTAGCCCGCGCAGACCGAGGCTATTTTCTTTCCGCCGCGCTCGCCCACAGCCAAAATCCGCGCCTTGAACGCGAGCACGGAGCGCAGCCCCAAAGACTCGAAACCGCCGCCGTCGTCGAACGGATTTATGCCGTACTGCACAAGCCCCATGCGGACGGCGTTCAGCGGCGGCTCAATCGGAATATAGCTAAGCCCCGCGCTGTTGTGGATATGCAAAAGCATGTCGGGCGAGCCGTATTTGCACACGACTTTCCTGAAAATTTCGACCTGCCCGAACGTGTAGTCTCTGTCGGTGTCCGCGCTCGAAAGGTGCGAGAATATGCCGTTGATTTTCAGGTGCGGCAGCGAGAGGATTTTCGGAAAAACCTCGTCCGCCTTTTCGTGCCAGACGCCCGCGCGACCCATGCCAGTGTCGAGCTTGATGTGCGCACCGAGGATTTTCCCGCGCTTTGCGGCGAGTTCGTCGAACGCCTGCGCCTCGGCGTACGACGAAACCGCGGGCGTTGCGCCGTAGTCGAAAACCAGCGGGCGCTCCTCTTTGAGAATCGGGCTGAGCACCAGAACCTGCCTGTCTGAGACGACCTCGCGCACGCGCGACGCCTCGTAGAGGTTCGCCACCGCGAACAAGTCAGCCCCGCCGCGCAGAAAGCGGACAAGCGCCTGCGGCATGCAGTGCCCGTAGGCGTCCGCCTTCACGACCGCGACGTATTTCACGCCCTTCGGCAGCGAATTTTTAATGCTCCTGACGTTCGATTCGAGCCTGTCGAAATCGACCTCAATCCACGACCTCAAAATATGCTTGTTCACGATTTTATCAGCGACCATTTTTTTACAATTCTCCCGCGTGTCAAATTCAAATGCCCAAAAAACTTGACCGCCGCCCGTCCGACGCCGATTATCGTCCCATGTTCGAACGCATTTTTGAGATTTTCCGCCGAAACGAAACGCCAGCCGCCCGCATCGGCAGGCTGGGCGAAAACGCCGCCGCAAAATTTCTGGCGGGCGAGGGAATGAAAATCGTCGCCCGAAATTTCAGAAGCGGGCACGGCGAAATCGACATCGTGGCGCGGGACGCCGGCTGCCTCGTGTTCGTGGAGGTCAAGACGCGCTCCGAAAACGCGGTTGTTGACGGATACTACGCGGCGGTGTCGAAAAAGAAGCTCGCCGTTTTGCGCAAATGCGCCCGCGCGTTCATGTCGCGCATGCCGAACAAGCCCGACAACTGGCGTTTCGACGCCGTGGAGGTGCGCCACGACCGCGACGGCAAACCCGTCTCCGTAAGGCATTTTCCGAACGTGGGCTAAGCAGGCGCGGCGGGTCGGCTTCCGCGCGATTTTCGCGCCGCGGAGAAAGCGTAATTTCAAAAAATCCACGCGCCGATTTCGTCGGGGTTGCGCGGCTTTATTTGTACGGAATGTCTTGGAGATTGTCGGACTCTCCGCCCGACAGCGCGGCGAGGACTTCGCCCGCAAGGTAAATCGAGCCTGTCGAAACAATGGTCTCGCCGCGCGAGACCGCCGCGCACGCGTTGCCCGCCCCGAAAACGTCGGAAACTTTCGCCTCTACAATCTCGACGGGGCATTCGCCGAGGCACTTTCTGAGCGCGGCAAAGCCCAATGCGCGGGGCTGGTCGGGAACGAGCAAAATTATTTTCCGCGCGTATTTTTTCACCACTTTGAGCAGCGGCACGGCGCGTTCCTCGCCCAAAACGCCCACCGCGATTACGGGACGCACAGACTTCGGCAGCGACGCCAAGTTGCTTTCGAGAGTCCGCGCCCCCTCCTCGTTGTGCGACGCGTCGAGAATCAGCTCCGCGCCGTTCGCGAGCGGAATTTTCTGCCAACGCGCCGCCCACGAAACGTCGAGCAGCGCGGAACGTGCGGCGGACTCCTCCAAGCGCGAGAATATTTGCGGCGCAACGCCCGCCGCCGCGCGTTCGCGCAAAACCCTTGCGCACAAAACGGCGGTCGCGGCGTTCCTGCGCTGGTAGTAGCCGTAGAGCGAAGTTTCGGGCAGGTCGGAATCGTTCGGGAAAAAGTCCTCCGCCTTGTAGAGCGGCGCGTGTTTTTCCGCCGCGACCTCCTCCGCAACCCGCATTGCCTCTGGCGGCAAAAATCCGCAAACGACGGGCACGCCCTCCTTTATTATCCCCGCCTTTTCCCGCGCGATTTCCGCCACGGTAGAGCCGAGCATTTGAATGTGGTCAAGCCCCACGGAGGTTATCACGGAGAGTTCGGGAAGAATGATGTTTGTGGAGTCGAGCCTGCCGCCCAAGCCGACTTCCACTACGGCGCAATCGACGTTTTTTTCGGAGAAATAAAGGAACGCCGCCGCCGTCATGTATTCGAAAAACGACGGGTATTCGGCGATGTTTGACGGGTCGAAAACCGAGTCCGCAACTCCGCGCAGTTTCGCCGCGTAGCCCACGAGGTCGGGCTTCGAAACGGGAACGCGGTTCACCTGAATGCGCTCGCCCAAATACGTCAGGTGCGGAGAGGTGAACATGCCGACGTTCAGCCCGCGCCCGCGCAAAACGCGTTCGAGCATTGCGCAGACGGAGCCTTTGCCGTTCGTTCCTGCGACGTGGATTTTCGGGTAGCCGTTCTGCGGGTTTCCGAGCGCGGCGCAGAACGCGCGAATGCGGTCGAGCGAATACTTCGAGCCGGCGTTGCGCAGCGCGTAGAGGAAGTCCTCTGTTTTTTCGAAAGCGGAAAAGTCGTTCATTTTAAACGGCGCATTTTGAACCCGACCGCCCGACGCTTCAACGCTAAAATTGCGAAGCGGCGATTTTCACCGCCGCCCCGCCGCGTTTTGCGGACTTTATTTCACCCTGATTTCGTTGTCGCCCGCGCGAAGTTTTGTCTTTGCGCCGCGCCATTCGAATTCGCCCCCGACGGGCGTTTTTATCGAGCCGTCGATTCCGCCTTCGAGGTTCTTTCTGAACATCACCCTGATTTCGCCTTTCGGGTGCGGAATTGTTCCCGAAATTTCCTTCAAGTCGCCCAGATTCGGCGACACGCGGATTTTCGAGAACCCGTAGTCGGCGGGCATCACGCCGCACACAAGCGACAGCAGATGGTAGTTGGGGCTTGAACTCCACGCGTGGCAGTCGGAGCGCGACGGTTCGGGAGTTTCGGCGAAAGTCGTAAGCCCCGCGCCGAGCATGTCGCGCCACTCGCGCAGCTGCGGCAGGTAGAGGTCGCCCATGCCGACCTTGCGGAGAGCCTCCATGAGGTAGAATTTGAAATAGATTGTGCACGGAGTCATCTCGCCGGATTCGAGGACTTTTTTCATCAGCGCGGGCTGTTCCGATTCGTCCAAAACGTCGGCGAGAATCGCCAAAATGTTGACGTGCTGGCTTGTGGATTTCGCGCCCGCGTAGTCGACAAAAATTCCGCGTTCGGCGTCCCAACACTTTTCGCGAACCGCCTTTGCGATTTCCTTGTAGCGGGCGTAAAATTCGTCGGCGTCGTTCGGGTAGCCCATTTTGCGCATGAGAACGGAGGCGTCGCGCATGGCAATCGCAAGCTGGAGGGTTGTTATCGCCGAGCCTTCGTTTTCGCCTTCGGGCGGAACGCCGTGCCACCAGCCCTCGGAATTTGCGCCCTTTGTCTTTTCGCTCCAATCGACGAAATTCCAGAACGGAAGCCTCGGTTTGAGCAGCCCGCCGTCGAGCTGTTTTGTGTACCACGCAAGCACGGAGCGGACGCCGATGAGCTTGTCGGAAAGGAAGTCGAAGTCGCCGCGGAACATGGCGTAGTCGCAAATCATTTCAATCCAGTAGAGGGAAAACGGCGGAATGAACTGCGTGAGGCTCGACGGAAAGCGCGACTGCGTTATGTTCAGGTGCGTGCGCGAATTGTCGAACGCGGTAATCGCCTGACGCATCAGCCTGTCGTCGCCGGAAACGTACAGCGAAATCAGAGCCTGAATGCGGGTGTCGCCCGCGTATTGAAGCTGCTCGTAGTAGGGGCAATCGACGTAGGTTTCGAGGGCGCAGAGACGCGCGGTGCGCCAACCGACCTCCCAAATCTTCGCAAGCGACGCGTCGTCGGAGTCGAACTTGCCGTTTTCCTCGAATGGGTAGCCCGTGAAAATTCCGTACATGTCCTCGATAACGAGCGGCTCGCCCTTTGTCTCGATGTCCAAGCCGACGTACCTGTACGTCCTGAACCACAGGGGCGAAAATTCGCGCGACGCCCCGCCGTCGGGACGGAATATGTCGAAGACTTCCTCGCTTGCGTTGAAGTCGCGCCCCTCGATTTCGTCGCGGTTGCCCTTGATTCCGCTCTTGTCGAACATGCCCTCGGCGTAGTTTACCTTTACAACCGCCCCCGCGCCCTTCGACGTTTTCAGCACGGGATACGCGTTCGTCAAAACGCCGTTGTCCAAAAGCACGCGGCACTTTGTGTTTGCGGGAATTTCGAACTTTTCGCCGGCTATGAAATTCGGGACGGCTTCGACCCCCGAAAAACGGCGCACGCTCTTCATGCGCACGGGCTTTTCCTCCATCTGGGGAATCTCGCGCGGAGTGAGGGCGCGCCCAGCCTCTCCCCAGGCCGAAGCGCAAGTGTACGCCGCGCCGACATACTGGGCGTTGCGCCAAGAGGAGTCGTCAAAGTCAGGCTCAGTCCAGCCCCAGTCGTACTTCGACGCGTCGATATTGTCGCCGGGGCCTGTGTACCAGCGGTTGCGGGTGGGCGAAAACGCCGCCGACTTTTTCATTTTCCACTTGGAGGGCGTTGCCACAAAGTTTTCGGCGTCAGTCGCGCCGTCGAGCACAAACGAAAGCCTCTCGGAAATCTGCGCCTTCGGTGCGTTCTTGCCCGCATGCCAGACGAGCGCGGCTATGACGTTTTTGCCAGACTTCAAATGCGGGGCGATGTCGAGCGTGTCGAAATACCACCTGTCGAGGTCGCCGCGGGCGGGCCCGCGCGCAACGCGCCTGCCGTTGACGTACAGCACAAAACGCTGGTCGGCGCTCACGTTGATTTTGAAGCTTTCGGGCTTTTTGGGCAAATCGAACGAGCGGCGGAAATGCAGCACGCGGTATTCGGGCGTGTAGTAGGCGGGGTCTCCCGCCCATTTTGCCGTCCAAATTTTTGTGTGGATTTTGCGGTCGAAGTCTTGCGGCGTCGCAAAAGCCGCAGCGCAAACCGCAAGCGCGGAAACGGTTAAAAGCAGTTTTCTCATATATAGTATCTTTTCAAATTCGATAAAAACAAACGGCGCATTATTGTCAACATATTCCAACAAAACTGTTATTCATCACACAATTTGCGATTTTGCTTTTCGGCGGCAGGCGCATTTTCCGCGCGGGGACAAAAAAACCGCAGAATCGACTGCGGTTCGAAGGGTAAATTCTGCGCGGGAAATATGCCTACTTTATCGATTTCGGCGCGGGCACGGAAGAGTCGAGCCGCAACTGCTCGTAGTACGCCGCCGCCTCCTTGTCGCCCTTTTTTGCGGCGGCGGCAAAAAGCTCCATGGCGCGTTTCGTGTCCTTCTTCACGCCCGTGCCGTTGGCATAGAGAATGCCGAGATAGCGCATGGCGTCGCGGTTGCCGAAGTCGGCGGCGGCAGTCCAAATCGAGAAGGCTTTTGCGAGGTCGGGCTTTACGCCCTCGCCCGTGAAGTAGCAGAGGGCAAGATATACCTGCGCCTGCAAATGCCCCTGCTCGGCGGCGGCTTTCCAAAGCTCGAACGCCTTTTGAGGGTCGCGCTCGCGCACGCCCTGCCCCTTTGCATAGGCAAAAGCAAGACAAAACTGAGCCTTGGGGTGGTTCTGCTTGGCGGCCTTGTCCCACCAGAAAACGGCAGTGTTGACGTCGGGCAAAACGGAAATTCCGCCACTGTACGCCTGCCCCATGAGGTATTGAGCCTCTGGGTCGCCGCGCTTGGCGGCTTCAAGCCAGTAGGCGACAGCCTTGGGCCCGTTGCGCTTTACGCCGTTTCCTGCGTACCAAGCCGCGCCGATGTTTGTCAAGGCGCGGGCATTGCCGTTTTGGGCGGCTTTCTCCCACCAGGCAAAAGCCGTCATGTAGCGGGGCGAGAACTTGCCGCCGCCGCCGTCGGCATAATATTCGCCGATTTCGTTCTGGGCAACGGCGTCGCCCTTTTCGGCAAGCTTCAACTTGGCGTCGAAATCAAACGCGTCGGCAAACACACACAACGCACACCCAATCGACATCAAACTTACTACTATTTTTTTCATTAACCCCGTATTCTATCGACATACAATATAAACAGTCAATTAGATATTGGAATAGATGAAAAGAAAAGCGGAAATCCACAAACTTGGAATCTCCGCTTACCAATAAGCCCAACTTTTATCCCAACGCATTTTAAAAATCTTCGCGCCGTGCGCTGTAATTTTAGAGGCGTCAAAATGCCCCTATAAGAGTGGCTTTGCGAGTGGCTCAGGGTGCGTGGCGTACGCGGCAATCCCTAAACTACGGTAGCTGTGCGAAACGCCCAACCAAACTTTTATCCCAAAGCATTTTAAAAATCTTCGCGCCGTGCGCTGACTTGTTAGAGGCGTCAAAGTGCCTGTATAAGGGCGGCTTTGCGCGCGGCACAGGGCGCGTAGCATACTTGGCGTATGTAAGCGGTCTGGGTCGCGCGTGAAACGCCCTTAGACTGGTGCTTTCACGCCTCGTCTACGATTTCGAAAAACACCGCCGGTTCTTTCAGCTTGGAGGTGTCGAGGTCTATTATCATCTTGCCGTCCCTTACCTCGAAGTTCACCTCTTCCGCCCTCTTGCCCGTGATTTTCAGCGCGTAAACTTTGTACTTTTTCGGGGCGAAAAGCCGCGCAAAAAAGTTCTGATCGGGCAGTTTGAATTCCGCCGAAAGCCTGCCAGTGCGCACGATAATCGGATACGAACCCACACTTACGAGCGTCATGCGGTCCATCGAAAGCTCGCAGCCGGTGGAGGCGTTGTCGGTGTTATAGACAAGCACCATTCTGCCGCTGTCGGCAAGCGGCCTGCCGTCCACGGACACAACCGCGACCGACGCGGGAACGCTCGACGACTTCACCGAAAGCCTGTCGAGATTGATGTCGCGCGTGTTTTCCTTGACGACGACTGCCTCCGACTTCGGCGTGATAACCTTGACCGTTCCCGCGTTCAAATCGAGCGTGATTTCCTTCGTGTCGGTTTGATAGATGTTTTTTGCGGGGTCGGAGATGTTGTCGGCAGTGAGGATTCTGTCGCGTTTGAGGGTCTTGGCGGCGGCGGCTATGTCGAAGTCCTTTTTCTCCATTGCGGGAGCGGGACCAGAGCCGTTGCCCCAAATGTTTTTCGCCGCGCCCATGGGCTTCCATTTGATGTCGGCGGGCTTTACGGGAATGTTTTTCAGCTCGTCGATTTTCCGCGCTGAGGGGAAATCGATGCCGAAGCCCGTCATGAACGCAAGCTTCGCCTGCTCGTGGTTCATGCCGCGCCCAATCAGCGGCGACGACTCGACATACTCCTTGTTGTAGACGACGTCCACCCTGTGCGGGCTGGGCTTGACGTCGCCGCGGTAGAACAGGAAGCAGCTGAGAAATTCGTTGGCGCGGTAGACGGGCGAGTTGAACACTTCGAAAGAGCCGAGCCTATGCGGAGCCAACGTGGAAACGGCTTCGTCGTGGACGGTGAGGTTGTCGAAATCCTGAAAGGCGGAGTACGCGGGGAAGAGGACGCCCGCCTCGTGCTTGTACTGGTTCCAGTGCGAGTGCTGGTATTCGGTTAC
The Opitutia bacterium KCR 482 genome window above contains:
- the galB gene encoding beta-galactosidase GalB — protein: MKKLLTTLLTATALSQALFGGESPRSTVALEDGWKFAKGDYPDAEKTSFDDSKWESVKVPHDWAIGKPFDMNIDMQYVQVFQDGDKKAMLRTGRTGALPCFGAGWYRNTLDIPAGKNGSRVFVEFDGAMSNAKVFVNGKYVGTWPYGYASFTFDITDFVKFGKPNTLAVSLNNKELSSRWYSGAGLYRNVRLVYKSPTHVAYNGTYITTPKIAKNRASVLVKTEVEKPDGAAKIVHKIFAPDGSLAASGSSEDISKPVYIDVPNPQLWDVKTPNLYRAETSLFDKNGKELDRYETRFGIRSIEISRENGFVLNGKKTAINGVCMHHDLGPIGAATNVRALKRQLETLKEMGCNAIRTSHNPPSPELLDLCDEMGFIVEDEAFDEWRHQKCENGYHKLFNEWAEKDLTAFVKRDRNHPCVALWSIGNEVNDQRFPDGGATAKFLVDIVHRVDPTRPVTAGINNIKSAFEVSKIPQELDVVGLNYQPFLYAKYAKEYPNMIFHGSETASTVSSRGSYHFPVKRDSQPYHEDYQVSSYDTETPPWAQIPDEEFAALDDNPTFFGEFVWTGYDYLGEPTPYNPGTPARSSYFGIIDLAGFKKDRFYAYQARWNPDVKVLHVMPHWNWEDRLGQNVPVHVYTNYPKAELFVNGKSMGVRTKNPETKNVMERYRMIWDDVSYQAGEIRVVAYGDDGKAAEEKTVKTAGRAATFKMSADRDTLLPDPKELIFVEIDIVDKDGTFCPRAANFMFVKVEGAGKLRALCNGDATDQTAFSSNYMRAFNGKLLAVVEPTGESGDVKITAYGHTLAPKTLTLKIQKPIETK
- a CDS encoding SEL1-like repeat protein → MKRAMLYPALLFLISPLFGADADYSAMFGSDKLKAASAAYEKFGYVSPLVELAKTDAAARKKLDELVADLKSKSEKSSYARERLANIYFLDGDREQFEKVANPDFAKVVFASPDEIYPELDAETYSVLTKDNRYVFGSAISRLCKINREDIAKEIWNSDGYWNREFQPWNAVSDYSTLKNMGVEGISKKRLIGFLSKFADELDAFAATRMYVLTMNDAQYAKEFETAKKVLDTLPPDRRASELRSAFDNFGMKELAAEQLEKLYEMGKLNLYEKQSLLSYWLYGNQNVYRDTIPDSFFSSPNRAKAVKLMEEIAPVDTEVSDSTTTVMLICYYAKIGDSEKLSQALKKFLPKIQNQWNLRQIAKRLILGTDGFPKDEKLAQSLLNRLMITERADFYRNLALGVTWSYSDYYIPPKQMQKFLRTSAELGNKDAAKHLLSWFGYFDALEFCDSLKDRAAAENLKACYQAENGDWSSAVESFKESAQFGGEYAKLTLACCKYEGRGMAVDKAVALSEMEKLVNSLKPYPNSYIYSNAKSQISLLFGEKSEVYGKFLDLCNLAGIADSAYDKYQVLSDYPEAGREVKILELAKSFYSWRKDNFNSSGEFLDTKKAKNKKVNIELDYEYTFSLMSGEDGEKNPEKAFNIIKNNYAYDNLGQFWLAYCYRNGIGTKADPDKADKLLASIDVSDRVPNFAFFKNAPKLPDDALKPLVERYIAGAKTGRMLANAARLYLRGTNGLAPDFARAVELYEQAAALDGRFFKKLAEVYKNNWKLKDDKKYFENLSRYFDYCKKELSYVPRDAYFDLALCHLNGRGTARDVAKALEYFEKAAERPYSTKTVPALEALAYCAEKGIGRPSDPAEAAKLRKKAEELMLAQTYPTGAKNAVAIANLYNKGGLEYNPERKLRWLEFSRKNFPSLSILREFYDFYTKNPKLRDWKKANEFLDEHAKYAPHSPWGLYRRGLSLVVGAGCEKDAKQGIALLEESSERGRSEAAEFLAYVYDKGIGVPRDEKLAEKWLAELKKKVRAYRWLAAKYINGTNFITDADRAKFLLKLGADNGDYRSKFYFENFEKFVSDSQK
- the metF gene encoding methylenetetrahydrofolate reductase [NAD(P)H], with the translated sequence MENNRNIKDKFANGRTVFSVEFFPPKTEEGARQILRTAKKLQELSPDYASITYGAGGSTRERTLDYGELLRDIFGFEIMPHLTCLGHSKDEIAAILDRFEKSGFRNVMALRGDPPKGETAFVPHPDGFKHANELVEFVKLRHPHFGIGCAGYPEKHPEAASLDADIDNLKRKIDAGADFVITQMFFENSHFFNFVDKCRAAGIDKPVIAGILPALSLKQVMNFKSMCSTQIPDALVERLRAAPEDGGAQVGLDWAKEQIAELKERKVAGIHLYILNRAESAIRLSHIIRGR